In Stegostoma tigrinum isolate sSteTig4 chromosome 12, sSteTig4.hap1, whole genome shotgun sequence, the following proteins share a genomic window:
- the adamts1 gene encoding A disintegrin and metalloproteinase with thrombospondin motifs 1, whose amino-acid sequence MVTVLGLVWLSLCGVLGSGQVLAGSPEESLTYPVRLDHEGRELELGAGASLELEPGQRIFYRLHAFGQQFVLELEPDHSFLAPVVTLQRLGGPDPGKARVEEKEEAEPDLRRCFYGGTVNSLPGSLAAVSLCHGIQGAFVVEGAQYHIEPVNRTQLGGMLPHFIRRTSLGSSHRSDSTKCGVSDQDMPQTTDSTQTQQSGSKATPPQPTGHQRAKRFVSSPRYVETLLVADNSMAEFHGSGLKHYLLTLMSVAAKLYKHPSIKNSISLVVVKILVVYEKEKGPDVSSNAALTLRNFCTWQRKHNPVSDRNPEHYDTAILFTRTDLCGAQTCDTLGMADVGTICDPSRSCSVIEDDGLQAAFTAAHELGHVFNMPHDDARQCLNTIPQNGNSHMMASTLSNLDRNQPWSACSAYMITSFLDNGHGECLLDKPQKPLQLPGELPGNTYNADRQCQFTFGEESRLCPDAGNTCSLLWCTGMSGGMLICQTKHFPWADGTSCGEGKWCMEGKCVNQTSMKEYNTPVHGSWGPWGPWGECSRTCSGGVQYSFRHCNNPVPQNGGKYCEGKRVQYKSCNTMDCPANNGKTFREEQCEMHNDVSKSAAFGGMPTVEWIPKYAGVSPKDRCKLICRAKGTGYYFVLQPKVADGTPCSPDSTSVCVQGQCVKAGCDRVIGSNKKFDKCGVCRGKGLTCKKIAGSFDRSKPGYQEVVTIPAGATNIDIKQRSLHGARHDGNYLALKKVDGTYLLNGEYTLSTLEQDISYQGTILRYTGSSVSLERIRSFGALKEPLIVEVLSVGDSLRPRIKFTFFAKKDLQHQPTKPNSKKESFNAIKETVTSEWVIGEWGECSKTCGLGWQRRAVKCMDIYGRPATDCVKELKPDDLRLCADIPCPRWLLGEWSACSKTCGKGFKKRSLKCVMRDGRVLPQESCNISKKPKHLIGLCTIQACS is encoded by the exons ATGGTTACGGTACTCGGGCTGGTTTGGCTGTCGTTGTGCGGTGTGTTAGGGTCCGGACAGGTTCTGGCCGGCAGCCCGGAGGAGAGTCTCACTTACCCAGTGCGACTGGACCATGAGGGCCGGGAGCTGGAGCTAGGAGCTGGTGCCAGTCTGGAGTTAGAGCCGGGGCAAAGGATCTTCTACCGGCTCCACGCTTTCGGGCAGCAGTTCGTCTTGGAGCTGGAGCCCGATCACAGTTTCCTGGCCCCGGTTGTCACTTTGCAGCGGCTGGGGGGGCCCGATCCCGGTAAAGCCCGGGTGGAGGAGAAAGAGGAGGCAGAGCCCGACCTCCGCCGCTGCTTCTACGGCGGCACCGTCAACTCTCTGCCCGGCTCGCTAGCGGCGGTCAGCCTCTGCCACGGCATCCAAGGCGCTTTCGTGGTGGAAGGAGCCCAGTATCACATCGAGCCTGTCAATCGGACACAGCTAGGGGGCATGCTGCCTCACTTCATCCGCAGGACAAGCCTGGGCTCCTCGCACCGATCAGACAGCACCAAGTGCGGA GTAAGTGATCAAGACATGCCCCAGACAACTGACAGCACTCAAACCCAACAGTCTGGATCCAAGGCCACTCCACCACAACCCACTGGGCACCAAAGAGCCAAGCGGTTTGTCTCCTCGCCTCGCTATGTGGAGACCTTGCTGGTAGCAGACAATTCTATGGCAGAGTTCCATGGCAGTGGGCTCAAGCACTATCTCCTCACTTTAATGTCAGTGGCAGCCAAATTGTATAAGCATCCAAGCATTAAAAACTCCATCAGCTTGGTGGTGGTGAAGATCCTGGTTGTCTATGAGAAGGAGAAAGGACCTGATGTGTCTTCTAATGCAGCTCTGACCTTGAGGAACTTCTGTACTTGGCAGAGGAAGCACAACCCAGTCAGTGACCGTAATCCAGAACACTACGACACTGCTATACTCTTCACCAGAACG GATCTGTGTGGAGCCCAGACTTGTGATACACTGGGGATGGCTGATGTTGGGACGATTTGTGATCCCAGCCGGAGCTGCTCAGTCATTGAGGATGATGGTCTGCAAGCTGCTTTTACTGCAGCTCACGAATTGG GCCACGTGTTTAACATGCCCCATGATGACGCACGGCAATGTCTTAATACCATTCCTCAAAATGGGAATTCCCACATGATGGCGTCGACACTCTCCAACTTGGATAGGAACCAGCCTTGGTCTGCATGCAGTGCATACATGATCACTTCCTTCCTGGACAATGGGCATG GAGAATGTCTGTTGGACAAACCCCAGAAGCCACTACAGCTTCCTGGTGAATTGCCAGGGAACACTTACAATGCAGATCGCCAGTGCCAGTTCACCTTTGGGGAAGAGTCAAGGCTTTGTCCTGATGCAGGCAACACCTGTTCATTGCTGTGGTGCACTGGAATGTCTGGTGGGATGCTTATCTGCCAAACCAAGCACTTCCCATGGGCTGATGGTACCAGCTGCGGAGAAGGAAAATGGTGTATGGAAGGAAAGTGTGTTAACCAGACAAGCATGAAGGAATATAAC ACTCCAGTTCATGGGAGCTGGGGCCCCTGGGGACCCTGGGGTGAGTGTTCAAGGACATGCAGCGGAGGAGTACAGTATTCGTTTAGGCACTGCAACAATCCAGTTCCACAGAATGGTGGGAAGTACTGTGAAGGAAAGAGGGTCCAATACAAATCATGCAACACCATGGACTGCCCCGCTAATAATG GTAAAACATTCCGTGAAGAGCAATGTGAGATGCACAATGATGTCTCAAAGTCTGCTGCCTTTGGAGGAATGCCCACAGTCGAATGGATCCCAAAATATGCTGGTGTCTCTCCTAAAGATCGATGCAAACTTATTTGCCGAGCAAAAGGCACAGGCTACTACTTTGTGCTCCAACCCAAG gttgCTGATGGCACACCATGTAGCCCAGACTCCACGTCCGTATGCGTTCAAGGACAGTGTGTCAAGGCTGGTTGTGACAGGGTCATTGGTTCCAACAAGAAGTTTGACAAATGTGGCGTATGCAGAGGCAAAGGCTTGACTTGCAAGAAAATTGCAGGCTCATTTGACCGTTCAAA ACCTGGATACCAAGAGGTTGTAACCATTCCAGCTGGGGCAACAAATATTGACATAAAACAGCGCAGTCTCCACGGTGCAAGACATGATGGCAACTATCTGGCATTGAAAAAAGTTGATGGCACATACCTCCTCAATGGGGAATACACTTTGTCAACGCTGGAACAGGACATTTCATATCAAGGCACAATCTTGAGATACACTGGCTCCTCAGTGTCCCTAGAAAGAATTCGTAGCTTTGGTGCACTCAAGGAACCCTTGATTGTTGAAGTACTCTCAGTGGGAGATTCTTTGCGGCCAAGAATCAAATTTACATTCTTTGCAAAGaaagatttacagcatcagccAACTAAACCCAACTCCAAAAAGGAGTCTTTTAATGCCATCAAGGAAACAGTAACGTCTGAGTGGGTAATTGGTGAATGGGGAGAGTGCTCCAAGACATGTGGTCTAGGGTGGCAACGCAGAGCCGTCAAATGTATGGACATCTATGGGAGACCAGCCACTGATTGTGTGAAAGAACTGAAGCCTGATGACCTCCGACTGTGCGCTGACATCCCTTGCCCAAGGTGGTTGTTAGGAGAATGGTCAGCCTGCTCTAAGACATGCGGGAAAGGCTTCAAGAAAAGGTCTTTGAAGTGTGTCATGCGTGATGGCCGGGTGCTGCCACAGGAGAGctgcaacatttcaaaaaaacCAAAACATCTGATTGGCCTTTGTACCATCCAAGCTTGTAGCTAA